The Muricauda sp. SCSIO 65647 genome includes a region encoding these proteins:
- the fusA gene encoding elongation factor G gives MARDLSYTRNIGIAAHIDAGKTTTTERILFYTGVSHKIGEVHDGAATMDWMEQEQERGITITSAATTCTWNFPTKNGQITDNTKPYHFNIIDTPGHVDFTVEVNRSLRVLDGLVFLFSAVDGVEPQSETNWRLADNYKVPRMGFVNKMDRQGSNFLGVCQQVKDMLKSNAVPIVLPIGEEADFKGIVDLVKNRAIVWHENDFGSTFDIIDIPAEMEAEVKECRAALIEAVAEYDENLLEKFFEDENSITEEEIHAALRAAVMDMSIIPMICGSAFKNKGVQFLLDAVCRYLPSPLDKDAIVGENPRTGEEISRKPDPKEPFSALAFKIATDPFVGRLAFFRAYSGKLDAGSYILNNRTGNKERISRIYQMHSNKQNAIASISAGDIGAAVGFKDIKTGDTLSDEKNPIVLESMIFPDPVIGIAVEPKTKADVDKLGMALAKLAEEDPTFQVKTDEASGQTIISGMGELHLDIIVDRLRREFKVEVNQGQPQVEYKEAITATADHREVYKKQTGGRGKFADIVFTMEPAAEEVTGLEFVNEIKGGNIPKEYIPSVEKGFKEAMKNGPLAGFEMDSMKVTLKDGSFHAVDSDSLSFELAAKLGYKEAAKAARAVLMEPIMKLEVLTPEENMGDIVGDLNRRRGQVNNMDDRAGSKVIKAEVPLSEMFGYVTALRTLSSGRATSTMEFSHYAETPSNIAEEVIKTAKGVTTV, from the coding sequence ATGGCAAGAGATTTAAGTTATACAAGAAATATAGGTATTGCGGCACACATTGATGCTGGTAAAACCACTACCACCGAGCGTATTCTCTTTTACACTGGTGTCAGCCACAAGATCGGGGAGGTACACGACGGTGCGGCCACTATGGATTGGATGGAGCAAGAGCAAGAAAGAGGAATTACCATTACCTCTGCCGCGACCACTTGTACCTGGAATTTCCCTACAAAAAATGGCCAGATTACAGACAATACCAAGCCATACCACTTCAATATCATCGATACTCCCGGTCACGTTGACTTTACCGTTGAGGTAAACCGTTCGTTGCGTGTCTTGGACGGATTGGTATTCTTGTTCAGTGCTGTTGATGGTGTTGAGCCACAGTCTGAGACCAACTGGCGTTTGGCCGACAATTACAAGGTGCCCCGTATGGGCTTTGTCAACAAGATGGACCGACAAGGTTCGAACTTCCTGGGCGTTTGTCAGCAGGTAAAAGACATGTTGAAGTCAAATGCGGTGCCCATCGTATTGCCCATTGGTGAGGAAGCCGATTTCAAAGGTATCGTAGACCTGGTGAAGAATAGGGCGATCGTATGGCATGAAAACGACTTTGGCTCTACTTTCGATATTATCGATATTCCGGCTGAAATGGAGGCCGAGGTCAAAGAATGCCGTGCAGCCTTGATCGAGGCGGTTGCCGAGTATGATGAAAACCTTTTGGAGAAGTTCTTCGAAGATGAGAACTCCATTACTGAAGAAGAAATACATGCAGCGCTGCGTGCAGCTGTCATGGATATGAGTATCATACCCATGATTTGTGGTTCTGCCTTTAAAAACAAAGGAGTCCAATTCTTATTGGATGCCGTTTGCAGATATCTGCCATCTCCTTTGGATAAAGATGCCATTGTCGGTGAAAACCCGAGAACTGGAGAAGAAATTTCAAGAAAACCTGATCCCAAAGAGCCATTTTCAGCTTTGGCATTCAAAATTGCCACAGATCCCTTTGTAGGTCGATTGGCATTCTTTAGGGCTTATTCGGGTAAATTGGATGCGGGCTCTTACATATTGAACAATAGAACCGGTAACAAAGAACGTATTTCCAGGATCTACCAGATGCACTCGAACAAGCAGAATGCTATAGCGTCGATTTCTGCCGGTGATATTGGTGCCGCGGTCGGTTTTAAAGATATCAAGACAGGCGATACACTTTCAGATGAAAAGAATCCGATCGTGTTGGAGAGTATGATATTCCCCGATCCTGTAATCGGTATTGCGGTAGAGCCCAAAACCAAGGCAGATGTTGATAAATTGGGTATGGCTTTGGCCAAACTGGCAGAAGAAGACCCAACATTTCAAGTAAAGACCGATGAGGCTTCTGGCCAGACCATTATTTCAGGGATGGGCGAGCTTCACCTAGATATTATCGTCGATCGTTTGAGGCGTGAATTTAAGGTAGAGGTAAACCAGGGTCAGCCACAGGTCGAATACAAAGAAGCGATTACCGCTACAGCAGATCACAGAGAGGTTTACAAAAAGCAGACTGGTGGTCGTGGTAAGTTTGCCGATATCGTATTCACCATGGAGCCGGCTGCAGAAGAAGTCACCGGATTGGAATTTGTCAATGAGATCAAAGGGGGTAACATTCCTAAAGAATATATTCCATCAGTTGAAAAAGGGTTCAAGGAGGCCATGAAGAATGGCCCATTGGCAGGTTTTGAGATGGACAGTATGAAAGTGACCTTGAAAGATGGTTCTTTCCACGCTGTCGATTCTGACTCCTTGTCATTTGAACTGGCTGCCAAATTGGGTTATAAAGAAGCCGCCAAGGCTGCCCGTGCAGTACTAATGGAGCCAATCATGAAGTTGGAAGTATTGACCCCTGAAGAAAACATGGGCGACATTGTGGGTGACTTGAACCGTAGAAGGGGGCAAGTGAACAATATGGACGACCGTGCAGGCTCAAAAGTAATCAAGGCCGAGGTGCCACTTTCTGAAATGTTCGGTTATGTGACCGCACTCAGAACATTGTCTTCCGGTAGAGCGACATCGACAATGGAATTTTCACATTATGCTGAAACGCCATCGAACATTGCCGAAGAAGTGATCAAGACGGCCAAAGGAGTGACAACGGTTTAA
- the rpsL gene encoding 30S ribosomal protein S12 — MPTISQLVRKGRATITKKSKSAALDSCPQRRGVCTRVYTTTPKKPNSAMRKVARVRLTNGKEVNAYIPGEGHNLQEHSIVLVRGGRVKDLPGVRYHIVRGALDTAGVAGRTQRRSKYGAKQPKK; from the coding sequence ATGCCAACAATTTCACAATTAGTAAGAAAAGGAAGGGCCACGATTACCAAGAAGAGTAAATCGGCTGCTTTGGATTCTTGCCCCCAGCGAAGAGGGGTATGTACCCGTGTATATACCACTACGCCAAAAAAACCGAACTCTGCCATGAGAAAAGTGGCCAGGGTCAGGTTGACGAATGGTAAGGAGGTCAATGCCTACATACCAGGTGAGGGGCACAATTTGCAAGAGCACTCGATAGTATTGGTAAGGGGCGGAAGGGTGAAAGATTTGCCAGGTGTTAGATACCATATCGTTCGTGGAGCACTCGATACCGCAGGTGTCGCCGGTAGAACACAGCGTAGGTCTAAATACGGCGCAAAACAGCCCAAGAAGTAA
- a CDS encoding SusC/RagA family TonB-linked outer membrane protein, translating to MRTKLNGLLTLLLAFFVHISFAQDKTITGTVTDQNGLPLPGVNIVVEGTSTGTQTDFDGNYAVSASVGQTLLFTYIGQRDERRTVGPNDVINVQMSEDAQALEEVVVTAQGIRKEKKALGYAVATVGNEQIEERADTDIGKILRGKAAGVRITGSGGVSGSGSNIIIRGASSITGGNQPLFVVDGVPFDGSSGSANASNINGSGNFQSGNTASRFADIDPNNIESVNILKGLSATALYGGEGRNGVILITTKTGSNARKKFEVSANQSIFFNDIVLPEYQDTWGNGFQNVYGAFFSNWGSRFDSQATIPNAFRTMLLNNYGVEPSSLFPGFSDDPNVEYRPYDSQEAFFNTGIISNTSINVSGALGDKGFMNASFSHTNDQGFIPGNSLRRNNISLGGSYKFDNKITVTGKLNYARTDIQSPFTDASTGSDVTISTAGTGGIASVWNILYLPRSVNIDDPFQHPITGESLWYRGGNDRMNPRWALENTQDANETDRIFGNFNVGYDINDWMNLRYRVGIDNQNVRNRRQINKGGRDGIHPNGYLQISTERFTIWDHSLLLGIDKQLSEKTSLEATIGATTQRRVFQRDGVEGRDQIVFGVQNLSNYVNSSAIIEGTLFPGNTTAYQSFSEENNMAMYASATLGYGGYLYLNGSVRNEWDSTLELDNRAQFSPGVSLSFVPTSAFNGLQSENFLNFLKVRVGYGTSPGFPGPYNTRNILALTPNAFQPPTGSGTTTTSVSNFLANPNLKPELSKEVEAGIEARMFNNRFGFEVTYYNRDTEDQIIQRPLAPETGFTSTFTNVGNVINKGIEAVFDVTPLRSENFEWTLSGNYTVNESVVEGLDEGEQVLYGGIFSAPRNAAINDTPLGVIVGQQFLRDDDGNILIDENGYWLQDPENGVIGDPNPDWFMTVNNSIRWKNFTMNMQWEYQQGGDIYATTVGALIGRGLTESTDFDRTQGIVLPGIRQATGQPNDIQLTATEAYFNNIGFGFDEALIYDATHIRLREASISYAVPSKYLDKTPFGSVSLTLSGQNLFVRSFNVPEDINYDPELNSLGVGNSFGFDYLTSWNSRRYGMSVKLTF from the coding sequence ATGAGAACAAAACTTAATGGATTGTTAACGCTGCTATTGGCGTTCTTTGTGCATATTTCCTTTGCACAAGACAAGACGATTACAGGTACGGTGACCGACCAAAATGGACTGCCACTGCCTGGTGTGAATATCGTTGTTGAGGGAACGTCAACTGGTACGCAAACAGATTTTGACGGAAATTATGCAGTTTCCGCAAGTGTGGGCCAAACGTTATTGTTTACCTACATTGGTCAAAGAGATGAGAGACGCACCGTTGGCCCAAATGACGTGATCAACGTGCAAATGTCGGAAGATGCACAGGCACTTGAAGAAGTAGTCGTGACCGCCCAGGGTATCAGAAAAGAGAAAAAAGCCTTGGGATATGCAGTTGCAACAGTTGGTAATGAGCAGATTGAGGAAAGAGCTGATACCGATATCGGTAAAATTCTGAGAGGTAAGGCTGCCGGGGTAAGGATTACCGGTAGTGGTGGTGTCTCAGGTTCGGGCTCAAACATCATCATCAGGGGTGCTTCTTCGATTACCGGTGGCAACCAACCGCTTTTTGTGGTAGATGGTGTACCCTTCGACGGTTCTTCAGGTAGTGCCAACGCTTCCAATATCAACGGTTCCGGTAACTTCCAATCAGGTAACACCGCTAGCCGTTTCGCAGATATTGATCCCAACAATATAGAAAGCGTGAACATTCTTAAGGGCCTCAGTGCAACCGCCCTATATGGTGGTGAAGGTAGAAACGGGGTAATTTTGATTACTACCAAAACCGGTTCCAATGCACGAAAGAAATTTGAGGTAAGCGCCAATCAGTCAATATTCTTCAACGATATTGTACTTCCTGAATATCAGGACACATGGGGCAATGGTTTCCAAAATGTATATGGTGCCTTCTTCAGTAACTGGGGATCCCGTTTTGATAGCCAAGCCACCATACCAAATGCTTTCAGGACCATGTTGCTAAACAATTATGGGGTTGAACCATCAAGTCTATTTCCCGGCTTTTCCGATGACCCCAATGTTGAGTACAGACCATATGATAGCCAAGAGGCGTTTTTCAATACTGGAATCATCTCGAACACATCCATAAATGTTTCAGGTGCCTTGGGAGATAAGGGTTTTATGAATGCCTCATTTAGCCATACCAACGATCAAGGCTTTATTCCAGGCAACAGTTTAAGAAGAAATAATATTTCACTTGGAGGTTCTTACAAATTTGACAACAAAATTACCGTAACTGGTAAACTGAACTATGCAAGAACCGATATTCAATCTCCGTTCACAGATGCTTCGACCGGTAGTGATGTTACCATTTCTACAGCAGGTACTGGTGGTATCGCCTCTGTTTGGAATATTCTTTACTTACCGAGAAGTGTCAATATCGATGACCCTTTCCAGCATCCGATCACAGGTGAAAGCCTTTGGTATCGTGGAGGTAACGACCGGATGAATCCAAGATGGGCACTCGAAAACACGCAAGACGCCAATGAGACCGATCGTATCTTCGGTAATTTCAACGTCGGATACGACATCAATGATTGGATGAACCTTCGATACAGAGTAGGTATAGATAACCAAAATGTCAGAAACAGAAGACAGATCAATAAAGGTGGTAGAGATGGTATTCACCCAAATGGATACCTACAAATCTCTACTGAACGCTTTACCATCTGGGACCACTCTCTTTTACTTGGCATAGACAAACAACTTTCTGAAAAGACAAGTCTTGAGGCCACCATAGGTGCCACTACCCAAAGAAGGGTCTTTCAAAGAGATGGGGTAGAAGGGCGAGATCAGATTGTTTTTGGAGTTCAGAACTTGAGCAATTATGTAAACAGTAGCGCGATTATCGAGGGAACCCTTTTCCCCGGCAATACTACGGCTTACCAGTCCTTCTCAGAAGAAAACAACATGGCCATGTACGCTTCGGCAACTTTGGGCTATGGAGGATATCTCTATTTGAATGGATCGGTGCGTAATGAGTGGGACTCAACCTTGGAACTCGATAATAGGGCCCAGTTCTCTCCTGGAGTCAGCCTTTCATTTGTGCCAACTTCAGCTTTTAACGGCTTGCAATCAGAGAACTTCCTCAACTTCTTAAAAGTTAGGGTTGGGTACGGAACTTCACCAGGTTTCCCTGGTCCATATAACACCCGTAACATTTTGGCGCTGACACCAAACGCTTTCCAACCTCCAACTGGATCTGGAACCACTACAACAAGTGTATCAAACTTCTTGGCCAATCCAAATTTGAAACCTGAACTTTCCAAGGAAGTGGAAGCGGGTATAGAAGCAAGAATGTTCAACAACAGGTTTGGTTTCGAGGTCACTTATTACAACCGGGACACCGAAGACCAAATCATTCAAAGACCCCTTGCTCCAGAAACAGGGTTTACGAGCACTTTTACAAACGTGGGTAATGTAATCAATAAAGGTATCGAAGCAGTATTCGATGTTACTCCGCTAAGAAGCGAGAACTTTGAGTGGACCCTATCAGGTAACTATACGGTCAACGAAAGTGTTGTTGAAGGGCTTGACGAAGGCGAACAAGTTCTCTACGGAGGTATCTTTTCGGCACCAAGAAACGCGGCCATAAATGATACACCGCTAGGTGTTATAGTAGGCCAGCAGTTCTTAAGGGATGACGATGGCAACATTTTGATCGATGAAAACGGATATTGGCTGCAAGACCCTGAAAATGGCGTTATCGGTGATCCCAATCCTGATTGGTTCATGACGGTGAACAACAGCATACGATGGAAAAACTTCACAATGAATATGCAGTGGGAGTACCAGCAGGGAGGTGACATTTATGCTACAACCGTTGGTGCACTGATCGGTAGAGGTTTGACCGAGAGTACAGATTTTGACCGTACCCAGGGTATCGTACTTCCGGGCATCAGACAAGCTACTGGTCAACCCAATGATATACAATTGACCGCTACCGAGGCCTATTTCAATAACATTGGTTTTGGTTTTGATGAAGCGTTGATCTATGATGCCACCCATATCAGGTTAAGGGAGGCTTCCATCAGCTATGCAGTGCCCTCCAAGTATTTGGATAAAACACCTTTCGGCTCAGTGTCGCTCACTTTGTCTGGCCAAAACTTGTTTGTTAGGTCCTTCAATGTTCCAGAGGATATCAACTATGACCCTGAACTCAACAGTCTTGGGGTAGGCAACTCTTTTGGATTTGACTACCTAACCTCATGGAATTCCAGAAGATATGGAATGAGCGTTAAACTAACTTTTTAA
- the rplW gene encoding 50S ribosomal protein L23 has product MSVLIRPIITEKMTADSELFNRYGFYVDPSANKLQIKEAVEATYGVSVEKVRTMNYGPNRRTRYTKTGIQQGKTNALKKAIVDVAEGDIIDFYSNI; this is encoded by the coding sequence ATGAGTGTGTTGATAAGACCTATCATTACCGAAAAAATGACGGCGGACAGCGAGCTTTTCAATCGCTATGGTTTCTACGTAGATCCCAGCGCCAACAAGTTGCAGATCAAAGAGGCGGTTGAGGCGACCTATGGTGTTTCTGTTGAAAAAGTAAGAACCATGAACTATGGCCCGAACAGAAGAACCAGATATACAAAAACTGGTATCCAGCAAGGTAAGACAAATGCCTTGAAAAAGGCGATTGTCGATGTTGCAGAGGGAGATATCATTGATTTTTACAGTAATATATAA
- the rplB gene encoding 50S ribosomal protein L2: MSVRKLKPITPGQRFRVVNGFDAITADKPEKSLLAPLKKTGGRNSQGKMTMRHRGGGHKRRYRIIDFKRDKQGVEAEVKSIQYDPNRTAFIALLQYKDGEKRYIIAQNGLQVGQKVVAGEKAAPEIGNAMPLGGIPLGTIISCIELRPGQGAVMARSAGTFAQLMAKDGKFVTIKLPSGETRMVLATCMATIGAVSNSDHQLLVSGKAGRSRWLGRRPRTRPVAMNPVDHPMGGGEGRASGGHPRSKNGIPAKGYRTRSRTKDSNRYIIERRKK; the protein is encoded by the coding sequence ATGTCAGTTAGAAAATTAAAACCCATTACTCCTGGTCAGCGTTTTAGAGTAGTAAACGGATTTGACGCGATTACTGCTGATAAGCCGGAGAAGAGCTTGCTCGCTCCGTTAAAAAAGACAGGAGGTAGAAACAGTCAAGGAAAAATGACCATGCGCCATAGGGGTGGCGGTCATAAAAGAAGGTACCGTATCATTGATTTCAAGCGTGACAAGCAAGGTGTCGAGGCTGAGGTGAAATCGATACAGTACGATCCAAACAGAACGGCATTCATCGCCCTGTTGCAATATAAGGATGGTGAAAAAAGGTATATCATTGCCCAAAATGGCCTACAGGTAGGTCAAAAGGTTGTTGCAGGTGAGAAGGCAGCACCAGAGATCGGTAATGCCATGCCATTGGGTGGGATTCCCTTGGGAACCATTATTTCTTGTATTGAACTGCGACCTGGCCAAGGAGCCGTAATGGCAAGAAGCGCAGGTACTTTTGCACAGTTGATGGCCAAAGACGGCAAGTTTGTGACCATCAAATTGCCTTCAGGGGAGACCCGAATGGTATTGGCCACATGTATGGCGACCATCGGTGCCGTTTCAAACTCAGATCACCAGCTGTTGGTATCGGGTAAAGCGGGTAGAAGTAGATGGTTGGGCAGGCGGCCTAGAACAAGACCTGTGGCCATGAACCCTGTCGATCACCCAATGGGTGGTGGTGAAGGTAGGGCCTCGGGCGGTCACCCAAGATCTAAGAACGGCATTCCGGCCAAGGGCTACAGAACCCGTTCTAGAACCAAAGACAGTAACAGATATATCATAGAACGTAGAAAGAAATAA
- the rplC gene encoding 50S ribosomal protein L3, with amino-acid sequence MSGLIGRKIGMTSIFDENGKNIPCTVIEAGPCVVTQVRTEEVDGYMALQLGFDDKAEKRTSKAEVGHFKKAGTSPKKKVVEFQGFEGEYKLGDTLGVDLFVEGEFVDVVGTSKGKGFQGVVKRHGFGGVGQATHGQHNRLRAPGSIGAGSDPSRVFKGMRMAGRMGNERVTVQNLRVLKIVPEKNILVVKGCVPGHKNAYVTIQRWQ; translated from the coding sequence ATGTCTGGGTTAATAGGAAGAAAAATCGGCATGACCAGCATTTTTGACGAAAACGGAAAGAACATTCCGTGTACCGTCATAGAAGCTGGCCCGTGTGTGGTTACCCAAGTCAGAACCGAAGAGGTTGACGGGTACATGGCCCTTCAACTTGGTTTCGATGACAAGGCAGAAAAACGTACCAGCAAGGCCGAGGTCGGCCACTTTAAGAAAGCAGGTACATCGCCTAAGAAAAAGGTCGTGGAATTCCAAGGATTTGAAGGAGAATACAAATTAGGGGACACCTTGGGTGTTGACCTTTTTGTCGAAGGTGAATTTGTTGATGTGGTTGGCACATCAAAGGGAAAAGGCTTTCAAGGAGTTGTCAAAAGACATGGCTTTGGCGGTGTTGGTCAGGCAACCCATGGTCAACACAACCGTTTGCGTGCACCGGGATCAATTGGTGCCGGTTCAGACCCGTCCAGAGTTTTTAAGGGTATGCGCATGGCAGGCAGAATGGGCAATGAAAGAGTAACCGTTCAGAATTTGAGGGTTTTGAAGATAGTGCCCGAAAAAAACATTCTGGTTGTCAAAGGATGTGTGCCCGGCCATAAAAATGCTTACGTAACTATTCAAAGGTGGCAATAA
- the rplD gene encoding 50S ribosomal protein L4, translated as MKVAVLDIKGKETGRKVELSDDVFAIEPNEHAIYLDVKQYLAHQRQGTHKAKERAEIAGSTRKIKKQKGTGTARAGSIKSPIFKGGGRVFGPRPKSYGQKLNKNVKRLARRSALSLKSREKELMVVEDFNIDTPKTKDFVQILKSLGLEDKKSLIVLGGMNNNVYLSSRNLKRSEVITNSELSTYKILNAKSLVLVESAVEEIQSNLSK; from the coding sequence ATGAAGGTAGCAGTATTAGATATCAAGGGAAAAGAAACCGGAAGAAAAGTTGAACTTTCTGACGATGTTTTTGCCATAGAGCCGAATGAGCATGCCATCTATTTGGATGTGAAACAGTACTTGGCCCATCAAAGACAGGGTACTCACAAGGCGAAAGAGCGTGCAGAGATTGCCGGAAGTACTCGCAAGATAAAGAAGCAAAAAGGTACAGGCACCGCTAGGGCAGGTAGTATCAAATCTCCAATCTTCAAAGGTGGAGGTCGGGTTTTTGGCCCCAGACCAAAATCGTATGGCCAAAAATTGAACAAGAACGTTAAGCGTTTGGCTCGAAGATCAGCCTTGAGCCTTAAATCCCGCGAGAAAGAATTGATGGTTGTTGAAGATTTCAATATCGATACGCCAAAGACCAAAGATTTTGTACAAATTCTAAAATCATTGGGCCTTGAAGACAAAAAGTCTTTGATCGTGTTGGGAGGCATGAATAATAACGTATATTTGTCGTCGCGTAATTTGAAGCGTTCTGAAGTTATAACAAACTCAGAATTAAGTACTTACAAGATTTTAAATGCAAAAAGTCTTGTGCTTGTTGAAAGTGCTGTAGAAGAAATTCAGTCGAACCTAAGTAAATAG
- the rpsJ gene encoding 30S ribosomal protein S10 gives MSQKIRIKLKSYDHNLVDKSAEKIVKTVKTTGAVVTGPIPLPTHKKIFTVLRSPHVNKKSREQFQLSSYKRLLDIYSSSSKTIDALMKLELPSGVEVEIKV, from the coding sequence ATGAGTCAAAAGATTAGAATAAAATTGAAATCATACGATCACAATTTAGTGGACAAGTCTGCTGAAAAAATCGTAAAAACGGTAAAGACAACTGGTGCAGTGGTAACGGGTCCTATTCCATTGCCAACGCACAAAAAGATATTCACGGTTTTGCGTTCGCCCCATGTGAACAAGAAATCGAGGGAGCAATTTCAGTTAAGTTCGTACAAACGATTACTGGATATTTACAGTTCTTCTTCAAAAACTATTGACGCTCTGATGAAATTAGAGCTTCCAAGTGGTGTAGAAGTTGAAATAAAAGTGTAA
- a CDS encoding SusD/RagB family nutrient-binding outer membrane lipoprotein — translation MKKIIKYTSLVLAMLVATVSCETTELGILNDPNASTPESLDVDFTLNSIQFNFSEFFEEATGAGAEAVRLEYMFNEYNNRFQNTNANLQNTWQFAYAVVLQDIETLLPIATESELFVHSGIARTIKAYILMTLVDYWGDVPLSEAFAGGEGNLFPSVDPGADVYAVALAELNEAIADFNRNSVGSPAADLFYGGDVDSWITLVNTLKFKYYLNLRLTNQGEAASQIQSLIDGGNLILDSDNDFVWTAGTADLPLSKHQYYFNEYEQANTGDYISNYLMWTMAVEKGIDDPRLRYYVYRQVDAFPTDDATLDNEIDCHDDPRPASFAPIDAISAFPLPFCSLFGRGDGYWGRDHAEADGIPPDNTKRSTWGVYPAGGRFDDNDAESISAGDGLDGAGIWPIMMDSFVYFMRAEAALTLGTSDDPRTMLESGVRASIARVTGFLPNPGDFTNVPTDTDVEDYVSTVLDLYDAETTDQGRMAVIGKEYWIALFGNGIESFNLYRRTGSPINLQPTLLGLGNFPRTFLYPAVSVDRNPNMQQKSNLSVQTFWDNNPADFVQ, via the coding sequence ATGAAAAAAATAATTAAATATACTTCGCTTGTGCTTGCAATGCTAGTTGCAACCGTCTCATGCGAAACAACGGAGCTTGGCATTTTGAATGATCCGAATGCCAGTACTCCTGAAAGTCTCGATGTTGACTTTACATTGAACAGTATTCAATTCAACTTTTCTGAATTTTTCGAAGAGGCCACTGGTGCAGGTGCCGAAGCGGTAAGGTTAGAGTATATGTTCAATGAATACAACAATAGGTTCCAAAATACCAATGCCAACCTTCAGAACACTTGGCAATTTGCTTATGCCGTTGTTTTGCAAGACATTGAAACCTTGCTTCCTATTGCCACCGAAAGTGAACTATTCGTTCATTCGGGTATCGCCAGAACCATCAAGGCCTATATTTTGATGACATTGGTAGACTATTGGGGCGATGTTCCCCTTTCCGAGGCCTTTGCAGGTGGAGAGGGTAATCTGTTTCCCTCTGTAGATCCAGGTGCTGATGTGTATGCTGTTGCTTTGGCAGAATTGAACGAGGCCATAGCAGATTTCAATAGGAACTCAGTTGGTAGTCCTGCTGCCGATTTGTTTTATGGTGGTGATGTCGATTCTTGGATAACATTGGTGAATACCCTAAAATTCAAGTATTATCTAAATCTACGCTTGACCAATCAAGGTGAGGCCGCTTCACAGATTCAATCATTGATTGATGGCGGCAACCTTATTTTAGACAGCGACAATGATTTTGTCTGGACCGCGGGTACCGCAGATTTGCCCTTGAGCAAGCACCAATATTATTTTAACGAGTACGAACAGGCAAATACGGGAGATTACATCTCAAACTATTTGATGTGGACTATGGCCGTTGAAAAAGGAATCGATGATCCTAGGCTTAGATACTATGTCTATAGGCAAGTAGATGCTTTTCCAACTGATGATGCCACCTTGGACAATGAAATCGATTGCCATGATGATCCAAGGCCAGCTTCATTTGCCCCCATTGATGCAATTTCGGCCTTTCCACTACCTTTCTGTTCATTATTTGGCAGGGGCGATGGCTATTGGGGTCGTGACCATGCTGAAGCAGACGGTATTCCACCTGACAATACAAAGCGTTCTACTTGGGGAGTATATCCTGCAGGTGGTAGGTTCGATGACAACGATGCTGAATCAATATCGGCCGGAGATGGTCTTGATGGTGCCGGTATCTGGCCCATTATGATGGATTCGTTTGTGTACTTCATGAGAGCAGAGGCTGCACTTACTTTGGGTACTTCTGATGATCCCCGTACTATGTTGGAGTCTGGTGTACGGGCTTCCATCGCAAGGGTAACAGGCTTTTTGCCAAATCCAGGAGATTTCACCAATGTGCCCACAGATACCGATGTTGAAGACTATGTATCGACGGTACTGGATCTTTATGATGCCGAGACCACCGATCAGGGAAGAATGGCTGTCATAGGAAAGGAATATTGGATAGCCTTATTTGGAAACGGAATTGAGAGCTTCAACCTATATAGGAGAACCGGAAGCCCTATAAACCTGCAACCAACCTTGCTTGGTTTGGGTAATTTCCCTAGAACGTTCCTATATCCTGCAGTTAGTGTTGACAGGAATCCGAACATGCAACAAAAGTCCAATCTTAGTGTTCAGACTTTTTGGGATAACAATCCTGCCGATTTTGTTCAATAA
- the rpsG gene encoding 30S ribosomal protein S7, giving the protein MRKRQAKKRPLLPDPKFNDQLVTRFVNMMMWDGKKSLAFKIFYDAIAIVEEKKNDEEKTGLEIWKDALSNVMPHVEVRSRRVGGATFQIPMQIRPDRKISTAMKWLINFARKRNEKSMAQKLAAEILAAAKEEGAAVKKRVDTHKMAEANKAFSHFRF; this is encoded by the coding sequence ATGAGAAAAAGACAGGCTAAGAAAAGACCGTTATTGCCAGACCCAAAATTCAATGACCAGTTGGTCACGAGATTCGTCAATATGATGATGTGGGATGGTAAAAAATCATTGGCTTTCAAAATCTTTTACGATGCCATAGCCATTGTTGAAGAGAAAAAGAACGATGAGGAAAAGACCGGACTTGAAATTTGGAAAGATGCGTTATCGAACGTAATGCCGCACGTAGAGGTGCGAAGCAGACGTGTTGGTGGCGCCACATTTCAAATTCCCATGCAGATTCGACCAGACCGAAAGATTTCTACAGCCATGAAGTGGCTCATCAATTTTGCCCGTAAGCGCAATGAAAAATCAATGGCCCAGAAATTGGCCGCTGAAATTTTGGCTGCGGCTAAAGAAGAGGGAGCTGCCGTGAAGAAAAGGGTAGATACCCACAAGATGGCAGAGGCCAATAAAGCATTTTCACACTTTAGATTTTAA